One window of Gemmatimonadota bacterium genomic DNA carries:
- a CDS encoding phytanoyl-CoA dioxygenase family protein: protein MTEPTISLSQEQIHSFHEDGFLVLNAITTEEEVEQLRKIYDRLFSDRTGWDQGSQFDLAGTDEDDQPRLPQMLGPSRFAPELKDTLYLANARAIARQLLGSDMLDRNGEHMIYKPPRIGAPTPWHQDQAYHDPAMAYKGVNFWMPLDDATVESGCLQFIPGSHKLDVLPHHSINRDPRIHGLEVDDPEQYAARAVPCPVAAGGASLHACYMLHYAEPNRTDVPRRAYTLTFRTPPQTRDKPVDAYWQKNKQTARQARADAYQTRGSM, encoded by the coding sequence ATGACAGAGCCAACAATTTCTCTTTCACAGGAACAAATTCATTCATTTCACGAGGATGGGTTCCTCGTTCTCAATGCGATTACGACGGAGGAGGAGGTGGAACAGCTTCGGAAAATTTACGATCGGCTTTTTTCGGATCGCACGGGGTGGGATCAGGGGAGTCAGTTTGATCTGGCGGGTACAGATGAGGATGATCAACCACGCCTTCCGCAAATGCTCGGTCCCAGCCGTTTTGCGCCCGAGTTGAAGGATACGCTCTATCTGGCCAATGCGCGGGCGATTGCGCGGCAGTTGCTGGGTTCTGATATGCTCGATAGGAATGGCGAACACATGATTTACAAGCCGCCGCGTATTGGTGCGCCAACGCCGTGGCATCAGGATCAGGCGTATCACGATCCTGCGATGGCGTACAAAGGTGTAAATTTTTGGATGCCGCTGGACGATGCGACGGTTGAATCCGGTTGTTTGCAGTTTATTCCGGGTAGCCACAAGCTCGATGTTTTGCCGCATCACAGTATTAACCGGGATCCGCGTATTCACGGTCTTGAGGTCGATGATCCCGAACAGTATGCCGCGCGGGCGGTTCCTTGCCCTGTTGCGGCTGGCGGGGCTTCGCTTCACGCGTGTTATATGCTTCACTACGCTGAGCCAAATCGCACAGATGTTCCGCGGAGGGCTTATACGCTTACGTTCAGGACGCCACCCCAGACGCGCGATAAGCCCGTTGATGCATATTGGCAAAAGAACAAACAGACGGCGCGGCAAGCAAGGGCAGATGCGTATCAAACAAGGGGTTCTATGTAG